Proteins encoded by one window of Chitinivorax sp. PXF-14:
- a CDS encoding anion permease: MTGLEIHLSVVVLLVLLALAFDFMNGFHDAANSIATIVSTGVLRPQHAVLWAACFNFIAIFIFHLKVAATIGKGTIDPSIVDQYVLFGALIGAIAWNIITWYYGIPSSSSHALIGGLVGAALAKVGPSALISSGILKTVTFIFVSPILGFFLGALIMIATSWACFRQRPGQVDRWFRRLQLLSAGMYSLGHGGNDAQKTIGIIWLILISAGMSTAQQDVPVWVIIACYGAIAAGTMLGGWRIVRTMGQRITELKPVGGFCAESGGAITLFIASALGIPVSTTHTITGAIVGVGAARRFSAVRWGVAGGIVWAWILTIPASAVISAIGWWVGKQLF, encoded by the coding sequence ATGACTGGTTTGGAAATCCACCTGTCGGTTGTCGTGCTGCTGGTCCTGCTGGCGCTCGCATTCGACTTCATGAACGGCTTTCACGATGCGGCCAACTCGATCGCCACCATCGTGTCCACCGGCGTCCTGCGGCCGCAGCATGCGGTGCTGTGGGCGGCCTGCTTCAACTTCATCGCCATCTTCATTTTCCACCTGAAGGTGGCCGCCACCATCGGCAAGGGCACCATCGATCCGAGCATCGTCGATCAGTACGTGCTGTTCGGCGCGTTGATCGGCGCCATCGCCTGGAACATCATCACCTGGTACTACGGTATCCCGTCCTCGTCGTCGCACGCTCTGATCGGCGGCCTGGTGGGGGCGGCGTTGGCCAAGGTGGGCCCGAGCGCGCTGATTTCGAGCGGCATCCTCAAGACCGTCACCTTCATCTTCGTGTCGCCTATCCTAGGCTTCTTCCTCGGCGCGCTGATCATGATTGCCACATCCTGGGCCTGCTTCCGCCAGCGCCCCGGCCAGGTCGACCGCTGGTTCAGGCGCCTGCAGCTGTTGTCGGCCGGCATGTACAGCCTGGGCCACGGCGGCAACGATGCGCAGAAGACCATCGGCATCATCTGGCTGATCCTGATCTCAGCGGGCATGTCGACCGCGCAGCAGGATGTGCCGGTGTGGGTGATCATTGCCTGCTACGGTGCGATTGCCGCCGGCACCATGCTCGGCGGCTGGCGTATCGTGCGCACCATGGGCCAGCGCATCACCGAGCTGAAGCCCGTCGGCGGTTTCTGCGCCGAAAGCGGCGGTGCGATCACGCTGTTCATCGCATCGGCCTTGGGTATCCCGGTCTCCACCACGCACACGATCACCGGCGCCATCGTCGGTGTCGGCGCCGCGCGGCGCTTCTCGGCGGTACGCTGGGGCGTGGCGGGCGGCATCGTCTGGGCGTGGATTCTAACCATCCCGGCAAGCGCCGTCATTTCGGCCATTGGCTGGTGGGTCGGCAAGCAGCTGTTCTGA
- a CDS encoding DUF47 domain-containing protein — MFARFMPQEGKFFDLFNAHAEQIVLGAQKLVTLMDQLGGDARTIEATVQSIESAEHRADSLTHDTVILLNKTFITPLDRNEIHQLINSMDDIVDVVHSIAQTITMYDVRRATPDMKQLSEISLSAVDRVRAAVGLLHEPGKHAQDILKTCKDIDKLEGDADRVMRGAISRLFRDEQDVRELIKHKAIYELLETITDRCMSVANTVEGIVLENA; from the coding sequence ATGTTCGCACGCTTCATGCCTCAAGAGGGCAAGTTCTTCGACCTCTTCAACGCCCACGCAGAACAGATCGTTCTGGGCGCACAGAAACTCGTTACCCTGATGGACCAGCTCGGCGGCGACGCGCGCACGATCGAGGCCACTGTTCAGTCCATCGAATCCGCCGAACACCGGGCAGACAGCTTGACGCACGATACCGTCATCCTGCTCAACAAGACCTTCATCACCCCGCTCGACCGCAACGAAATCCACCAGCTGATCAACTCGATGGACGACATCGTCGACGTGGTTCACAGCATCGCCCAGACCATCACCATGTACGACGTGCGCCGCGCCACGCCGGACATGAAGCAGCTGTCCGAAATCAGCCTGTCGGCGGTGGACCGCGTCAGGGCCGCTGTCGGCCTGCTGCACGAGCCGGGCAAGCATGCGCAGGACATCCTCAAGACCTGTAAGGACATCGACAAGCTCGAGGGCGATGCCGACCGCGTGATGCGCGGCGCGATTTCCCGCCTGTTCCGCGACGAACAGGATGTGCGCGAGCTGATCAAGCACAAGGCCATCTACGAGCTGCTGGAAACCATCACCGATCGCTGCATGTCGGTTGCCAATACCGTCGAGGGCATCGTCCTCGAGAACGCCTGA
- the metK gene encoding methionine adenosyltransferase, translating to MSDTFLFTSESVSEGHPDKVADQISDSILDAILAQDKHARVAAETLVNTGLVVLAGEITTHANVDYIQIARDTIRRIGYDHSDIGFDYKTCAVLVAYDKQSPDIAQGVNEGQGLDLDQGAGDQGLMFGYACDETPQLMPAPIYYAHRLMQRQSELRKDGRLPWLRPDAKSQVTIRYDNETGKIEEVDTVVISTQHHPDISHAQLSEAVIEEIIKPVIPSEWLKGTRFLINPTGRFVIGGPMGDCGLTGRKIIVDTYGGAAPHGGGAFSGKDPSKVDRSAAYAGRYVAKNIVAAGIAKQCMVQVSYAIGVSKPVSIMVDTWGTSKLSNDQIVALINKHFDLRPKGIVQMLDLLRPVYTRTAAYGHFGREEPDFSWERTDKAEALRADAGL from the coding sequence ATGAGTGACACGTTTCTGTTTACCTCCGAATCGGTCTCCGAAGGCCATCCGGACAAAGTTGCCGACCAGATTTCCGATTCCATCCTCGACGCCATCCTGGCGCAGGACAAGCATGCGCGTGTCGCCGCCGAGACCCTGGTGAATACCGGCCTCGTCGTGCTGGCGGGTGAAATCACCACGCATGCAAACGTCGATTACATCCAGATCGCGCGCGACACGATCAGGCGCATCGGCTACGACCATTCCGACATCGGATTCGACTACAAGACCTGCGCCGTGCTCGTCGCCTACGACAAGCAGTCGCCCGACATAGCCCAGGGCGTGAACGAAGGCCAGGGCCTCGACCTCGACCAGGGCGCCGGCGACCAGGGCCTGATGTTCGGCTACGCCTGCGATGAAACCCCGCAGCTGATGCCCGCCCCGATCTATTACGCACACCGACTGATGCAACGCCAGAGCGAGTTGCGCAAGGATGGCCGCCTGCCCTGGCTGCGCCCCGATGCGAAATCGCAAGTCACCATCCGTTACGACAACGAGACCGGCAAGATCGAAGAAGTCGACACCGTCGTCATCTCGACCCAGCACCACCCGGATATCTCCCACGCGCAGCTGTCCGAAGCCGTGATCGAGGAGATCATCAAGCCGGTGATCCCGTCCGAGTGGCTGAAGGGCACCCGCTTCCTGATCAACCCGACCGGCCGTTTCGTCATCGGCGGCCCGATGGGCGACTGCGGCCTGACCGGCCGCAAGATCATCGTCGACACCTACGGCGGCGCAGCACCGCACGGCGGCGGCGCCTTCTCGGGCAAGGATCCGTCCAAGGTCGACCGTTCGGCCGCCTATGCCGGCCGCTATGTCGCCAAGAACATCGTCGCTGCCGGCATCGCCAAGCAGTGCATGGTGCAGGTCAGCTACGCGATCGGCGTATCGAAGCCGGTGTCGATCATGGTCGACACCTGGGGCACGTCCAAGCTCAGCAACGACCAGATCGTCGCGCTCATCAACAAGCACTTCGACCTGCGCCCCAAGGGCATCGTGCAGATGCTCGACCTGCTGCGCCCGGTCTATACCCGCACGGCGGCTTACGGCCACTTCGGCCGCGAAGAGCCGGATTTCAGCTGGGAACGCACCGACAAGGCCGAGGCTCTGCGCGCCGACGCCGGCCTGTAA